Genomic window (Oikeobacillus pervagus):
TGGAACCCAGCCAATGTAACAAATTGGAATTTGTATCCCATTTTACCAAGTTCAACTTGGAACTTTTCAATTGTTTCATCATCCAATTTCGCTTTCCAGTTGAATGATGGAGAGCAGTTATAAGCAAGAAGTTTGCCAGGGAATTTCTCATGAATTGCCTCAGCAAAACGACGAGCTTCTTCTAAGTTTGGTTCTGAAGTTTCGCACCAGATTAGATCTGCATATGGAGCGTATGAAAGACCACGAGCGATCGCTTGATCAATACCAGCCTTTGTACGGAAGAAACCTTCAGATGTACGTTCACCAGTAATAAATGGAGCATCAATTGGATCCACATCACTTGTGATTAAATCAGCAGCATTCGCATCTGTACGAGCGATTAATACTGTCGGAGTGCCCATTACGTCTGCTGCAAGACGTGCTGCGATTAGGTTACGAACCGCTGTTTGAGTAGGAAGAAGCACTTTACCACCTAAGTGACCACATTTTTTCTCTGAAGAAAGTTGGTCTTCAAAGTGAACACCAGAAGCTCCGGATTCAATCATACCTTTCATTAATTCAAATACGTTTAATTGTCCACCAAATCCAGCTTCAGCATCTGCTACGATTGGAGCAAAATAATCAACAGAATTGTCGCCCTCCATATGAGAGATTTGGTCTGCACGTTGTAACGCTTGGTTAATACGTTTTACAACATGTGGAACACTGTTTGCTGGGTATAAACTTTGGTCAGGGTACATTTGACCAGCAAGGTTTGCATCAGCAGCTACTTGCCAACCACTCAAGTAAATTGCTTTTAGACCAGCTTTTACTTGTTGTACAGCTTGATTACCTGTAAGTGCACCAAGAGCGTTAACAAAGTCTTCTTCGTTTACAAGTTTCCATAGTTTTTCAGCACCACGTTGAGCTAATGTGTATTCGATGTCGATTGAACCGCGAAGTTTAATAACCTCTTCAGCCGAATAAGGACGAGTAATCCCTTTCCATCTTTCATCCATTTCCCATGATTCTTGAAGTTTTTTAACGCGTTCGTTTGTCATTGTAAATCCTCCCCTAATAAGTATATTTATAGAATTTTGTAACCTGGTATAGTTAAAAATTCTTCAAAAGCATCATTTAAAATTAATTGATCAAAGAGTTGTGTGGCTTCATGAAATCTCCCGGAAGCAAATGCTTCTTCCCCAATGTCCTGTTTGATTCTTTGCAATTCTTCCTGCTTGATTTGGTTATACATCTGTCTGGTCACTTTTCTTCCGTCATGTAAAACCCCCTTCTGATGTCTAATCCATTGCCATAGTTGTGCGCGGGAAATTTCTGCAGTTGCTGTATCTTCCATTAAGCCATAAAGAGGTACAGCCCCATGTCCGCATAACCATGATGCTATATATTGAATCCCAACATAAATGTTGAGGCGGACTCCATTTTCAGTAATCTTTCCTTCAGGGAGAGCCAGCAAATCTGTTTCAGAAACATGAACATTTTCTAGTTTCTTTGTTTCAATTTGGTTTGCTTCTGGCATTTCACGATTGAACACTTCCATCGCAACTGGAACTAAACTGGGGTGTACAACCCATGTCCCATCATAACCATCCCTAGCTTCCCTTTCTTTATCAGCTCTTATTTGTTCAAACGCTTGCT
Coding sequences:
- the aceA gene encoding isocitrate lyase translates to MTNERVKKLQESWEMDERWKGITRPYSAEEVIKLRGSIDIEYTLAQRGAEKLWKLVNEEDFVNALGALTGNQAVQQVKAGLKAIYLSGWQVAADANLAGQMYPDQSLYPANSVPHVVKRINQALQRADQISHMEGDNSVDYFAPIVADAEAGFGGQLNVFELMKGMIESGASGVHFEDQLSSEKKCGHLGGKVLLPTQTAVRNLIAARLAADVMGTPTVLIARTDANAADLITSDVDPIDAPFITGERTSEGFFRTKAGIDQAIARGLSYAPYADLIWCETSEPNLEEARRFAEAIHEKFPGKLLAYNCSPSFNWKAKLDDETIEKFQVELGKMGYKFQFVTLAGFHALNYSMFTLANGYKDRGMGAYSELQQAEFDAEKDGYTATRHQREVGTGYFDAVSMVVSGGESSTTALKGSTEEEQFQTNK